In Micromonospora sp. WMMD980, the following are encoded in one genomic region:
- a CDS encoding PIN domain-containing protein: protein MIVVDASALADALVDDGPMGDAARSELIADPHWASPGHLLIEVMSVIRGKALGRKLGAARAQEAVDALQWLVVDEIPATALVERMWQLRGNISAYHAAYVAAAEMLACPLVTGDSRLAKVGGVRCEVRLIGQR from the coding sequence ATGATCGTGGTGGACGCGTCCGCCCTTGCCGACGCCCTCGTGGACGACGGCCCGATGGGCGACGCGGCACGATCCGAGCTGATCGCCGACCCGCACTGGGCATCACCCGGCCACCTGCTGATCGAGGTCATGTCGGTCATCAGGGGCAAGGCCCTGGGGCGGAAGCTGGGAGCCGCACGTGCGCAGGAAGCGGTCGATGCCCTGCAATGGCTGGTCGTCGACGAGATCCCAGCCACCGCTCTTGTCGAGCGGATGTGGCAGCTCCGAGGAAACATCTCCGCCTACCACGCGGCGTACGTCGCGGCAGCGGAGATGTTGGCCTGCCCCCTGGTGACCGGCGACTCCCGACTCGCCAAGGTGGGTGGTGTCCGGTGTGAGGTCCGGCTGATCGGTCAGAGATAG
- a CDS encoding VOC family protein — translation MEDRPRFSLTSTVLDAPSAQELAVFYERLLDWPRREDEHDWVVLAPPDGGATLAFQDEPAYVRPVWPAGPGDPPMMLHLDIKVDDLDVASAYAVSLGATVADYQPQDDVRVHLDPVGHPFCLYL, via the coding sequence ATGGAAGATCGTCCCCGGTTCTCGTTGACGTCCACCGTGCTCGACGCGCCGTCCGCGCAGGAACTCGCCGTCTTCTACGAGCGGCTGCTCGACTGGCCGCGCCGCGAGGACGAGCACGACTGGGTGGTGCTGGCCCCGCCGGACGGCGGCGCCACGCTGGCGTTCCAGGACGAGCCGGCGTACGTGCGTCCGGTGTGGCCGGCCGGCCCGGGCGACCCGCCGATGATGCTCCACCTCGACATCAAGGTCGACGACCTCGACGTGGCCTCGGCGTACGCGGTGTCGCTCGGCGCCACGGTGGCGGACTACCAGCCCCAGGACGACGTGCGGGTGCACCTGGACCCGGTCGGCCACCCGTTCTGCCTCTATCTCTGA
- a CDS encoding class I SAM-dependent methyltransferase → MTATPSARAVSQYATTTGNLTARMALHAYGTNPQDWFAWLGARLPLAGDVLEVGTGTGELWRRVGRPATGLRLTLTDFSPAMCDRLRDVPGARVRRCDATHLPYADVTFDAVIANHMLYHLDDPDAALTEYARVLRPGGRLAVAVNGRDHLAELDALGPVIGRPDLGLGFHENDVTAETTPARVAAHFTDVTVERYPDDLAVPAPEPVLAYVASMIGPLTAAQESAARDVVQARVEADGAFRVRKHTVLISAVRGSR, encoded by the coding sequence GTGACCGCTACGCCGTCGGCTCGCGCGGTGAGCCAGTACGCGACCACGACCGGCAACCTCACCGCCCGGATGGCGCTGCACGCCTACGGCACCAATCCGCAGGACTGGTTCGCCTGGCTCGGTGCGCGGCTGCCGCTGGCCGGGGACGTGCTGGAGGTGGGCACCGGCACCGGTGAGCTGTGGCGTCGGGTGGGCCGTCCCGCGACCGGCCTCCGCCTCACCCTGACCGACTTCTCACCGGCCATGTGTGACCGACTGCGCGACGTGCCCGGCGCTCGGGTGCGGCGCTGCGACGCCACCCACCTGCCGTATGCCGACGTCACCTTCGACGCGGTGATCGCCAACCACATGCTCTACCACCTGGACGACCCCGACGCCGCGCTCACCGAGTACGCCCGGGTGCTGCGACCCGGCGGGCGGCTCGCCGTCGCGGTGAACGGCCGTGACCACCTCGCCGAGCTGGACGCGCTGGGCCCGGTCATCGGCCGACCCGACCTGGGCCTCGGGTTCCACGAGAACGACGTCACCGCCGAGACGACGCCCGCCCGGGTCGCCGCCCACTTCACCGACGTGACGGTGGAGCGCTACCCCGACGACCTGGCGGTGCCCGCCCCGGAGCCGGTCCTCGCCTACGTCGCCAGCATGATCGGGCCGCTCACCGCCGCGCAGGAGTCGGCCGCCCGCGACGTGGTCCAGGCCCGCGTCGAGGCGGACGGCGCCTTCCGGGTACGCAAGCACACGGTGCTGATCAGCGCGGTGCGCGGCTCCCGCTGA
- a CDS encoding CBS domain-containing protein produces the protein MYRVTDVMTKQVVYLPAETPLDEAARVMKESDIGDVVVTDGATLAGVLTDRDIVVRAVAEGVDPSTTTIGSIITREVVMIEQHCTAAEAASLMRERSIRRVLVCDNERKLVGIVSLGDLAIQLDPDSALSDISQAPPNS, from the coding sequence ATGTACCGCGTCACCGATGTGATGACCAAGCAGGTGGTCTATCTTCCCGCGGAGACCCCGCTGGACGAGGCGGCCCGGGTGATGAAGGAGTCCGACATCGGTGACGTGGTGGTGACCGACGGGGCCACGCTCGCCGGTGTGCTGACCGACCGCGACATCGTGGTCCGGGCGGTGGCCGAAGGCGTCGACCCGAGCACCACCACGATCGGCTCGATCATCACCCGCGAGGTCGTCATGATCGAGCAGCACTGCACGGCGGCCGAGGCGGCCTCGCTGATGCGCGAGCGCAGCATTCGGCGGGTGCTGGTCTGCGACAACGAGCGGAAGCTGGTCGGCATCGTCTCCCTGGGCGACCTGGCCATCCAACTCGACCCCGATTCGGCCCTCAGCGACATCAGCCAGGCCCCTCCGAACTCGTGA
- a CDS encoding helix-turn-helix transcriptional regulator yields the protein MENEPTAELIRAQLRRLRLKAELSQEEFGKLVHFSNSQVSAVELGQRALDRFFLKRADEVLGTGGLLTSLLKLAERDGQPSWFRPWLEAERQAQQLRCYQPSLIPGLLQTENYARSMIHTDDMLGSEEGDRRLAVRLDRQSVLTRPEPPKFVAIIEEAVLRRADESFRGVMSQQVARLIDATELPHVAVHVVPVDVGLHIGLTGPFTLARGADGGWIGYLENQLGGTVIDNDDDVAILLSRWESVRSEALSRRQSIELMKEVVESWT from the coding sequence GTGGAGAACGAGCCGACCGCCGAGTTGATCCGCGCGCAACTGCGGCGGCTACGACTCAAGGCCGAGTTGAGCCAGGAGGAGTTCGGGAAGCTGGTCCACTTCTCCAACTCGCAGGTGTCGGCGGTGGAGTTGGGCCAGCGGGCGCTGGACCGGTTCTTCCTGAAACGGGCCGACGAGGTGCTGGGCACCGGCGGCCTGTTGACGTCACTGCTCAAACTCGCCGAGCGGGACGGCCAGCCGAGCTGGTTCCGCCCCTGGCTGGAAGCCGAACGCCAGGCCCAGCAGTTGCGGTGTTATCAGCCGAGCCTGATCCCCGGCCTGTTGCAGACCGAGAACTACGCACGCTCCATGATCCACACCGATGACATGCTCGGCAGCGAGGAGGGTGACCGGCGGCTGGCGGTCCGGCTCGACCGACAGTCGGTGCTCACCCGGCCCGAACCGCCCAAGTTCGTCGCGATCATCGAGGAAGCGGTGCTGCGCCGCGCGGACGAGTCCTTTCGTGGGGTGATGAGCCAGCAGGTCGCACGCCTGATCGACGCGACCGAACTCCCGCACGTCGCCGTCCACGTCGTTCCGGTCGACGTGGGCCTGCACATCGGACTGACCGGACCGTTCACACTCGCCCGCGGTGCCGACGGAGGCTGGATCGGCTACCTGGAGAACCAGCTCGGCGGCACAGTGATCGACAACGATGACGACGTGGCTATCCTGCTGTCCAGGTGGGAGAGCGTGCGGAGCGAGGCGTTGTCTCGCCGCCAGTCGATCGAGCTGATGAAGGAAGTGGTCGAGTCATGGACCTGA
- a CDS encoding proline--tRNA ligase produces the protein MLLRVSTLLLRTLREDPADAEVPSHRLLLRAGYVRRAAPGGYTWLPLGKLVLDRITAIVRDEMTAIGDQEVHFPALLPAEPYRTSGRWTEYGDDIFTLADRKGAEHLLAPTHEEVAALLVKDLFTSYRDFPVTLFQIQTKFRDEARPRAGLLRGREFLMKDAYSFDLDAAGLQAAYDRHREAYRRIFTRLGLDFTVVRAMSGAMGGSASEEFLAATPVGEDTYVGCTRCDYAANTEAVVTRAPAAGDPDAHPPIEAHDTPETPTIASLVDLANDRALAGRPGWTAADTLKNVVLTVRRPGAERGELLVVGLPGDREVDLKRVEAALHPATVAVFDDWAAHPELVRGYLGPQILAKHGVRYLVDPRVVTGTTWLTGANEPGRHATDVVCGRDFVPDGTIEAAEVRPGDPCSACGDGELTLRRGIEVGHIFQLGRRFTDAFAVDVLGPEGKPVRPTMGCYGIGVSRAVAAVAEQHHDDRGLVWPAAVAPCDVHLVSAGKGPQLDAALELGGRLAAAGLRVLVDDRTNVSAGVKFTDVELIGIPRAVVVGRRLTEGYVELRDRAGGERTELSTGDVVARLLDEVGATRRNGV, from the coding sequence ATGCTGCTACGCGTGTCCACCCTGCTGCTCCGGACCCTACGCGAGGACCCGGCCGACGCGGAGGTGCCGAGCCACCGGCTGCTGCTCCGCGCCGGCTACGTCCGCCGCGCCGCGCCGGGCGGCTACACCTGGCTGCCGCTGGGCAAGCTGGTGCTGGACCGGATCACCGCGATCGTCCGGGACGAGATGACCGCGATCGGCGACCAGGAGGTGCACTTCCCGGCGCTGCTGCCGGCGGAGCCCTACCGGACCAGCGGGCGGTGGACCGAGTACGGCGACGACATCTTCACGCTCGCCGACCGCAAGGGCGCCGAGCACCTGCTCGCGCCGACCCACGAAGAGGTGGCCGCGCTGCTGGTGAAGGACCTGTTCACCTCGTACCGGGACTTCCCGGTGACGCTGTTCCAGATCCAGACGAAGTTCCGGGACGAGGCCCGTCCCCGGGCCGGGCTGCTGCGCGGGCGCGAGTTCCTGATGAAGGACGCCTACTCGTTCGACCTGGACGCCGCCGGGCTCCAAGCCGCCTACGACCGGCACCGGGAGGCGTACCGGCGGATCTTCACCCGGCTCGGGCTGGACTTCACCGTGGTGCGCGCGATGTCCGGCGCGATGGGCGGCTCTGCGTCGGAGGAGTTCCTGGCCGCCACGCCCGTGGGTGAGGACACCTACGTCGGCTGCACCCGCTGCGACTACGCGGCCAACACCGAGGCGGTGGTGACCCGCGCGCCGGCGGCCGGCGACCCGGACGCGCACCCGCCGATCGAGGCGCACGACACCCCGGAGACGCCGACCATCGCGTCCCTGGTCGACCTGGCGAACGACCGCGCGCTCGCCGGCCGCCCCGGGTGGACCGCCGCCGACACGTTGAAGAACGTGGTGCTGACCGTCCGCCGGCCCGGCGCCGAGCGGGGCGAACTGCTCGTCGTCGGCCTGCCGGGTGACCGCGAGGTGGACCTGAAGCGGGTCGAGGCGGCGTTGCACCCGGCCACCGTCGCCGTCTTCGACGACTGGGCCGCGCACCCGGAGCTGGTCCGCGGCTACCTCGGGCCGCAGATCCTGGCCAAGCATGGCGTCCGCTACCTGGTCGACCCCCGGGTCGTCACCGGCACCACCTGGCTGACCGGGGCCAACGAGCCGGGCCGGCACGCCACCGACGTGGTCTGCGGGCGGGACTTCGTGCCCGACGGCACCATCGAGGCGGCCGAGGTGCGCCCGGGTGACCCCTGCTCGGCCTGCGGTGACGGTGAGCTGACCCTGCGGCGGGGCATCGAGGTGGGCCACATCTTCCAGCTCGGACGGAGGTTCACCGACGCGTTCGCGGTCGACGTGCTCGGCCCCGAGGGCAAGCCGGTCCGGCCGACCATGGGCTGCTACGGCATCGGCGTGTCCCGGGCGGTCGCCGCCGTCGCCGAGCAGCACCACGACGACCGGGGGCTGGTCTGGCCGGCCGCTGTCGCGCCGTGCGACGTACACCTGGTGTCGGCCGGGAAGGGGCCGCAGCTCGACGCGGCGCTGGAGCTGGGCGGGCGCCTCGCCGCCGCCGGCCTGCGGGTGCTTGTCGACGACCGCACCAACGTCTCCGCCGGGGTGAAGTTCACCGATGTCGAGCTGATCGGCATCCCGCGCGCCGTCGTGGTCGGCCGTCGTCTGACCGAGGGGTACGTGGAGCTGCGCGACCGGGCCGGCGGCGAGCGGACCGAGCTGTCGACCGGGGACGTGGTGGCGCGCCTGCTCGACGAGGTGGGTGCGACGCGCCGCAACGGGGTGTAG
- a CDS encoding DUF397 domain-containing protein, translated as MDLTGAVWRKATRSGQSECVEVAGNLAGVVGVRDSKDPTGPVLTFTPEAWCAFVRVSGSRAPR; from the coding sequence ATGGACCTGACCGGCGCTGTCTGGCGAAAGGCCACCCGGAGCGGCCAAAGCGAGTGCGTCGAGGTGGCGGGCAACCTGGCCGGGGTGGTCGGGGTGCGCGACAGCAAGGACCCGACCGGGCCGGTCCTCACCTTCACCCCCGAAGCCTGGTGCGCCTTCGTCCGGGTCAGCGGGAGCCGCGCACCGCGCTGA